A stretch of Fusarium poae strain DAOMC 252244 chromosome 2, whole genome shotgun sequence DNA encodes these proteins:
- a CDS encoding hypothetical protein (TransMembrane:7 (o26-48i60-86o106-128i140-160o185-206i218-239o259-282i)), producing the protein MRNPPPEVMATWPTPNHVDPEHRGPALLIVEISIMSVAILTLMARLYVRIFKVNKHGLDDWLMLAAMIFGIGVTVCVILAAQLYGWNIHVWDLTKEQAETGRKVSLAAQTLFLFSSGLAKNSILVSYLRIAPAHSWLRRLTYASIVIVTSLIFAFLIVLWTQCTPTSAYWALTGGDSCHPEGPGVLSQAITTVLTDLLVCALPLQTLFQLKLPLSQRIALIVVFSLGLVVVFAASMRAYYTHWVTDETYDVTWEGFHLWIWTAVEANLGVICGSVPALRPLFRNMFRSKSSSYYNNTQSNVYPPGTAPGVVTVITSPKKNSRNWSNSLQRGSKGVRLEDDDIDVEGGYNNAARQKSTDSGLSSLEMDTWPQRPQPKSWPLN; encoded by the exons ATGCGAAATCCACCTCCAGAGGTCATGGCTACATGGCCAACGCCAAATCATGTCGACCCAGAGCATCGTGGGCCTGCACTGCTCATAGTAGAGATCAGCATCATGTCCGTAGCCATCCTCACCCTCATGGCCCGTCTCTACGTCCGAATATTCAAAGTCAACAAACATGGCCTTGACGACTGGCTCATGCTGGCCGCCATG ATTTTTGGCATTGGGGTCACTGTCTGCGTGATTCTCGCAGCCCAGCTGTACGGCTGGAACATCCACGTTTGGGACCTCACAAAGGAGCAGGCCGAAACAGGACGAAAGGTCTCGCTTGCTGCCCAGACACTATTCTTGTTCTCGTCAGGATTGGCAAAGAACTCGATTCTTGTTTCGTATCTGCGCATTGCCCCTGCTCACTCATGGCTTCGACGTTTGACCTATGCCTCAATTGTTATTGTCACTTCACTTATCTTTGCATTTCTCATCGTGCTTTGGACACAATGCAC ACCTACCTCTGCCTACTGGGCGTTGACAGGAGGTGATAGTTGCCACCCAGAAGGCCCCGGTGTGCT GAGCCAAGCAATCACCACAGTTCTGACCGATCTTCTCGTCTGCGCTCTGCCCTTGCAAACACTCTTTCAGCTTAAACTCCCTTTATCACAACGCATCGctctcatcgtcgtcttctcgCTAGGTCTGGTAGTTGTCTTTGCAGCCTCCATGCGCGCCTACTACACTCATTGGGTCACCGACGAGACGTACGATGTTACTTGGGAGGGGTTTCACCTTTGGATCTGGACCGCTGTGGAAGCGAATCTGGGAGTTATCTGTGGAAGCGTTCCGGCCCTCCGACCCCTGTTCAGAAACATGTTTCGATCAAAGTCCAGCAGTTACTACAACAACACCCAGTCGAACGTTTATCCCCCTGGCACCGCCCCTGGAGTTGTTACCGTTATCACCAGCCCTAAGAAGAATTCTCGGAATTGGAGCAATAGTCTGCAAAGGGGATCGAAAGGAGTGAGGTtggaagatgatgacattGATGTTGAGGGAGGCTATAACAATGCGGCACGACAGAAGAGCACGGATAGCGGACTGTCGTCCCTCGAGATGGACACATGGCCTCAAAGACCACAGCCTAAGTCTTGGCCTTTGAACTGA
- a CDS encoding hypothetical protein (TransMembrane:7 (o29-47i59-78o98-119i126-144o150-169i174-192o224-245i)~BUSCO:44450at5125) has translation MAPALHSDTYGVDILTRRDLQNPNHTQQVTLGIIGVYVVVIAILWNVPYVRMVLWPFKMLVIAFHEFGHAITVLLTGGRVKSISLDPNEGGVTHHIGGANAIVLPAGYLGSSIIGALLIFCGFNIVASKVASIILGVCFLLTLWWGKRDWLTILTVLLAVGLLVACWFIKHAEALRFVVLFIGVMSSLYSIWDICDDLIFRKVNESDASVFAKRYGGSSQCWGVIWSIISVLFMAASIVAGLAVFTQSFEQQEKDSQKFIPT, from the exons ATGGCGCCTGCTCTGCACTCGGATACGTATGGTGTCGATATTTTAACAAGGCGAGATCTCCAGAATCCAAACCATACACAGCAAGTCACTTTGGGTATCATTGGTGTCtatgttgttgttattgctaTCCTATGGAACGTTCCTTATGTCCGCATGGTCCTCTGGCCATTCAAG ATGTTGGTCATCGCCTTTCACGAATTTGGTCACGCCATCACCGTTCTTCTGACTGGAGGCCGCGTCAAGTCTATCAGTCTTGATCCCAACGAAGGCGGCGTAACTCACCATATTGGTGGCGCAAACGCTATTGTTCTACCGGCTGGCTATCTAGGCTCCTCCATTATCGGTGCCCTGCTCATCTTTTGCGGCTTCAACATCGTTGCCAGCAAAGTAGCCAGTATTATTCTTGGCGTATGCTTCCTCCTGACTCTTTGGTGGGGAAAGCGTGATTGGCTCACTATCCTCACCGTTCTCTTGGCTGTTGGACTCCTCGTCGCTTGTTGGTTCATCAAACACGCCGAAGCACTGCGTTTTGTCGTTCTCTTCATTGGCGTTATGTCTTCTCTCTACAGTATTTGGGACATTTGCGATGACCTTATCTTTCGGAAAGTTAATGAGTCTGACGCCAGTGTGTTTGCAAAGCGATATGGTGGCTCCTCTCAGTGCTGGGGTGTCATCTGGTCTATTATCTCGGTTCTTTTCATGGCTGCCAGTATTGTCGCTGGGTTGGCAGTATTTACACAGTCATTTGAGCAACAAGAGAAGGACTCACAAAAGTTCATTCCTACTTAG
- the FIP1 gene encoding cleavage polyadenylation factor subunit fip1 (BUSCO:52339at5125), whose protein sequence is MDIDEDDDLYQPEEPKLESAPVEDSKPKADDLEEGEEEDEGAAMDEDDDDDDDSDIDIITERKDGTKPAPPQQSKYSDIRNIPQRTASNDMSTQPAPVKKESESRASLNVAAPSADKTSAAASKSTIDVNVNPIHPGTGKPITQVNIDEDSDKPWRKPGTDISDYFNYGFDEFTWALYASKQETVRGEFGADVFAQNNKKMMEDFNMMMMGGMGMPGGGNSGGQQAGMSGGMDGMPPEMQAMMQQMMASGMDPSQMDPSQMNAMFSGMQNAGGAGGQGAQGGQGGNFGGGFGGNQGGFGYDQNMSGGGGGGRGGFGGRGRRGRW, encoded by the exons ATGGATatcgacgaggatgatgatctcTACCAGCCCGAAGAGCCTAAGCTCGAGAGCGCACCGGTCGAGGATAGCAAGCCCAAAGCAGACGACTTAGAGGaaggcgaagaagaggatgagggcGCGGCTatggacgaggatgatgacgacgacgatgactcT GATATCGATATTATCACAGAGCGCAAAGACGGCACGAAACCAGCTCCCCCACA GCAATCCAAATATAGCGATATCCGAAACATTCCCCAAAGAACCGCTTCGAATGATATGTCTACACAGCCAGCGCCAGTGAAGAAGGAATCAGAATCGCGGGCCTCACTCAACGTTGCTGCACCAAGCGCCGACAAAACATCGGCTGCGGCCTCGAAATCGACGATCGACGTGAACGTGAACCCGATTCATCCTGGTACAGGGAAGCCTATCACTCAAGTCAACATTGACGAAG ATAGTGACAAACCATGGCGGAAACCCGGTACCGACATCAGTGACTACTTCAATTACGGCTTCGACGAATTCACATGGGCACTATACGCCTCGAAGCAAGAGACTGTCAGAGGCGAGTTCGGAGCCGATGTCTTTGcacaaaacaacaagaagatgatggaagacttcaacatgatgatgatgggcGGCATGGGTATGCCAGGCGGTGGTAACTCGGGAGGCCAACAAGCGGGCATGTCTGGCGGCATGGATGGTATGCCTCCTGAGATGCAAGCAATGatgcagcagatgatggcCTCGGGCATGGATCCGAGCCAAATGGACCCCAGTCAAATGAACGCCATGTTCTCCGGTATGCAAAACGCTGGAGGAGCTGGTGGTCagggtgcacagggcggccaAGGGGGCAATTTTGGTGGCGGTTTTGGTGGCAACCAAGGCGGTTTTGGATACGATCAAAATATGTCcggaggaggtggtggtggccgAGGCGGATTTGGAGGCCGTGGACGTCGTGGACGATGGTGA
- a CDS encoding hypothetical protein (BUSCO:40982at5125) has translation MSLIRSASGPAGGLSINTGTANAFGNTASKPSAAGSLFGSSASATPTTTTTTTAQPAAGNMSLFGGAAQKTGTGLFGQSTAQSAPAPATGGGLFGNAGATNTQQTQSTGTGLFGNTAANNAQGNTQQSTTATTGTGLFGQSTQQNQAQQQPQQTGTGLFGQSAATNTQSNTGTGLFGQAQAKPATAGTGLFGQTQSQPQQQNNTLGQSTNQVSAVQINYDSIRPRSRFDDLAKPVQDEIALLDKGIQRVIKMRDEIGEFMPQHEKDIEQLGLDVKFVESKFRTVQVALNNDIQTVKALQDQTRKNAADARLCFRGADNLKLPTHYHQTGLFASQAPAADTNGSDAASTHADAQDLITYFNRICDDIEKYKARLDEYRGDIERDMPGVENGLYEQIRALRDRSAGSVVVQDQLNEVLLALRDTGSAIVAQAGQIADTRERLSRLQAGIVDSGVYAMGMNA, from the exons ATGTCATTGATCCGATCAGCAAGCGGCCCTGCTGGTGGTTTAAGCATCAACACCGGTACTGCTAACGCCTT TGGCAACACCGCCTCTAAGCCATCAGCTGCTGGAAGTCTCTTTGGTTCATCTGCCTCTGCCACTCCTACCACCACTACTACCACAACAGCGCAACCAGCAGCAGGCAACATGTCTCTCTTCGGCGGCGCCGCGCAAAAGACGGGGACGGGTCTTTTTGGTCAATCGACAGCACAAAGTGCACCTGCACCTGCGACTGGCGGTGGTCTCTTCGGAAATGCAGGTGCTACCAACACTCAGCAGACACAGAGTACTGGCACTGGACTCTTTGGCAACACAGCCGCGAATAACGCACAAG GAAACACTCAACAGTCAACGACGGCGACGACCGGCACTGGACTCTTTGGTCAATCGACTCAGCAAAACCAAGCTCAGCAGCAACCTCAACAAACAGGCACAGGTCTCTTTGGACAATCCGCAGCAACAAACACCCAAAGCAACACAGGAACTGGTCTTTTCGGTCAAGCTCAAGCAAAGCCCGCTACCGCAGGCACTGGTCTTTT TGGCCAAACTCAGTCTCAACCGCAACAGCAGAACAACACATTAGGCCAGTCCACGAACCAAGTCTCAGCCGTCCAGATCAACTACGACAGCATCCGCCCACGTAGTCGATTCGATGATCTTGCTAAGCCTGTACAAGACGAAATTGCGCTTCTGGACAAGGGTATCCAACGAGTTATCAAGATGCGAGACGAGATTGGTGAATTCATGCCTCAGCACGAGAAGGACATCGAACAGCTCGGTCTCGACGTTAAATTTGTCGAGTCCAAGTTCCGTACCGTTCAAGTCGCTCTCAACAACGATATTCAGACTGTCAAGGCCCTTCAGGATCAAACCCGAAAGAACGCCGCCGACGCTCGACTATGCTTCCGAGGTGCCGATAACCTTAAACTCCCTACGCACTACCACCAGACCGGTCTCTTCGCTAGCCAAGCACCTGCTGCTGATACTAATGGCTCCGATGCTGCGTCAACACATGCCGATGCTCAGGATCTGATCACCTATTTTAACCGCATCTGCGACGATATCGAAAAGTACAAGGCACGTCTTGATGAGTACCGTGGAGATATTGAAAGAGACATGCCTGGAGTCGAGAATGGTCTTTACGAACAAATTCGGGCTCTGCGCGATCGTAGTGCTGGCAGCGTAGTTGTGCAGGACCAGCTGAATGAAGTGTTGCTGGCGCTAAGAGACACAGGAAGCGCCATTGTTGCGCAGGCTGGACAGATTGCTGATACCCGAGAACGGTTGTCACGTCTTCAGGCTGGCATTGTGGATAGTGGAGTTTATGCCATGGGTATGAATGCTTAA
- a CDS encoding hypothetical protein (BUSCO:53836at5125), with product MSRGGRGGGRGGRGGGRGGRPNVPWDTGDEPDARPSELFPPYLVPTPRELSSHEKSAVQHLLLLRHQIHASPLYTSKRTALHDPTAPRKHYGQAQKNAVFGIKSKASVDPFTAVPTYSHKFAREERALPDWSNRPVCRELFPQELYETVDAAATKSAGVPGGYKRRKLELSSVNALPSAEEAFGMAGDVGDEMQGRNLLERLQALKDEDGDEAGDPEDEEAEEEEQDEVYDDEDAGDYDAENYFENGDEFGEDYGDDVDGEGTF from the exons ATGTCTCGAGGAGGTCGAGGTGGTGGCCGTGGTGGACGCGGCGGCGGAAGAGGTGGAAGACCTAATGTGCCGTGGGATACAGGTGATGAGCCTGATGCACGACCTTCTGAGCTATTTCCA CCATATCTTGTCCCAACCCCCCGAGAACTATCCTCTCACGAGAAATCCGCCGTACAACATCTCCTACTTCTAAGGCACCAGATCCATGCCTCTCCTCTATACACATCCAAGCGTACAGCTCTCCACGATCCGACAGCACCTCGAAAACACTATGGGCAGGCACAGAAGAATGCTGTCTTTGGAATCAAGAGCAAGGCTTCTGTAGACCCCTTCACTGCTGTACCCACTTACTCCCACAAGTTCGCCCGCGAGGAGCGCGCTCTTCCAGATTGGTCCAATCGCCCAGTTTGCCGCGAGCTTTTTCCCCAAGAACTATACGAAACCGTCGATGCTGCAGCCACCAAAAGCGCCGGCGTTCCCGGCGGCTACAAGCGACGGAAGCTTGAGCTTTCGAGTGTTAACGCGCTGCCGAGTGCAGAGGAAGCTTTCGGAATGGCAGGTGATGTTGGCGATGAGATGCAGGGTCGAAATCTCCTTGAACGTCTGCAAGCTCTTAAGGATGAAGACGGCGACGAGGCAGGTGACCCTGAGGACGAGGaggctgaagaggaagagcagGATGAAGTttacgatgatgaggatgctGGAGATTACGATGCCGAAAACTACTTTGAGAATGGAGACGAATTTGGCGAAGACTATGGAGATGATGTCGATGGAGAAGGGACCTTCTAG
- a CDS encoding hypothetical protein (BUSCO:43324at5125), translating to MSLLKTTTQDPTAVFSLTTKLLSPLSFTQCLSLGGAESLIEALKSPLAGANLLALNILQKATSNPREVDALAAQPEVVEELLRTWLSSPDADVGGRSTRVLGSLLETDCDVMPETQPATTNGVNGTSSSETELVKRHIPGHASLWRLIIWDRHYLEIIVALCRPVTIDRQATFAQDRLLRIIPRLTALHPRAMAISPFADLFPLPDHADASIGHGLLQWAALTMVDTSDILMHQTLIVFFESFVSIMRIAGDSADKDAIVRNVVKTAISRDQELKQSLETLPNRTVQEEAEPLAKYISRILQ from the coding sequence ATGTCTCTTCTCAAAACCACAACCCAAGATCCGACCGCGGTCTTCTCCCTCACCACCAAGCTTTTATCGCCTCTCTCATTCACGCAATGCCTCTCCCTAGGAGGAGCCGAATCACTTATCGAGGCTCTCAAGTCGCCTCTCGCAGGCGCGAATCTCCTCGCTCTCAACATCCTCCAGAAAGCCACCAGCAATCCCAGAGAAGTCGATGCTCTAGCTGCTCAACCTGAAGTTGTCGAAGAACTACTTCGCACATGGTTGAGCTCTCCAGATGCGGATGTTGGAGGGCGCTCTACGAGGGTCTTGGGCAGTCTTCTCGAGACAGATTGCGATGTTATGCCTGAGACCCAGCCAGCTACGACGAACGGTGTCAACGGTACCAGCTCTTCGGAAACGGAGCTCGTGAAGAGACATATCCCTGGGCACGCAAGTCTTTGGCGCTTGATTATCTGGGATCGTCATTATCTTGAGATCATCGTCGCCCTCTGCCGTCCCGTAACCATTGACCGACAGGCAACTTTTGCCCAAGATCGTCTGTTGAGAATCATCCCTCGCCTTACCGCTCTCCATCCTCGCGCCATGGCCATATCCCCATTTGCGGATCTATTCCCTCTACCCGATCACGCTGATGCATCTATCGGTCATGGGCTGCTACAGTGGGCAGCGCTGACCATGGTCGATACCAGTGACATTCTCATGCACCAGACTCTTATTGTATTCTTCGAGTCGTTTGTGAGTATCATGCGGATTGCAGGCGACTCAGCCGACAAAGACGCCATTGTACGCAATGTGGTGAAGACTGCTATTTCACGAGATCAGGAACTGAAGCAATCTTTGGAGACACTTCCCAACCGGACAGTGCAGGAAGAAGCGGAACCCTTGGCCAAGTACATCAGCCGAATACTACAATAA